From Actinopolymorpha cephalotaxi, one genomic window encodes:
- a CDS encoding helix-turn-helix transcriptional regulator, whose protein sequence is MPADLHLPTFGQQLRHLRRNRQLTLAELGERVGRAPSQLSLLENGRREPKLSLITALAKALDVTVDDLLSPTPPSRRAQLEIALEEAQRETLYKQLDLPQLRVGPRVPTEVLEHLTALYGELRRRDTKPTATPEDARAANAELRRRMRDRGNYFTEVERLAVETLTAVGYRGGTLSDALAAAIVMHCGFQVRYAEDLPRSVRSVTDLRNNRIYLRRESLGMHTHRGILLQTVGHFVLGHEQPRDFADFLRQRVEANYFAAAVLVPEQQAVPFLQRAKADRDLAVEDLRDVFAVSYEMAAHRFTNLATRHLDLRCHFVRNDEAGTIYKAYENDGLLFPADPTGAIEGQRMCRRWAGRRVFAAADRYSPYYQYTDTPDGTHWCVSHVDPGRERHFAVTLGVAYEQSRWFRGRETTNRATSRCPAGPCCSLPPPELSARWEGAAWPSARAHSHVLAALPTGNFPGVDETDVYTFLDRHDPS, encoded by the coding sequence GTGCCGGCAGACCTCCATCTGCCCACATTCGGGCAGCAACTGCGCCACCTGCGACGCAACCGACAGTTGACACTGGCCGAACTCGGCGAGCGGGTGGGCCGTGCCCCGTCCCAGCTTTCCCTTCTGGAGAACGGCCGGCGCGAGCCCAAACTGTCCCTGATCACCGCACTTGCCAAGGCTCTGGACGTAACCGTCGACGACCTGCTGTCCCCGACACCGCCGAGCAGACGTGCGCAACTGGAGATTGCGCTGGAGGAGGCGCAACGCGAAACCCTTTACAAACAACTCGATCTGCCACAACTTCGGGTCGGGCCGCGGGTGCCCACCGAGGTGCTCGAACACCTCACCGCGCTCTACGGCGAACTCCGGCGCCGCGACACCAAACCCACCGCCACGCCGGAGGACGCACGCGCCGCCAACGCGGAGTTGCGCCGGCGGATGCGGGACCGCGGCAACTACTTCACCGAGGTCGAACGCCTCGCGGTGGAAACCCTGACCGCGGTCGGCTACCGCGGCGGAACGTTGTCGGACGCACTGGCGGCCGCGATCGTGATGCACTGCGGATTCCAGGTGCGGTACGCCGAGGACCTGCCGCGCTCGGTCCGGTCCGTCACCGACCTGCGCAACAACCGCATCTACCTGCGGCGGGAGTCGCTCGGGATGCACACCCACCGAGGCATCCTGCTGCAGACCGTCGGCCACTTCGTCCTCGGGCACGAGCAGCCACGCGACTTCGCCGACTTCCTGCGCCAGCGGGTGGAGGCCAACTACTTCGCCGCCGCCGTCCTCGTACCCGAGCAGCAGGCGGTGCCGTTTCTCCAACGGGCGAAGGCGGATCGCGACCTCGCAGTGGAGGACCTGCGGGACGTGTTCGCGGTGTCGTACGAGATGGCCGCGCACCGGTTCACCAACCTCGCCACCCGCCACCTCGACCTGCGGTGCCACTTCGTCCGCAACGACGAGGCCGGCACGATCTACAAGGCGTACGAGAACGACGGGTTGTTGTTCCCGGCCGACCCGACCGGTGCGATCGAGGGCCAGCGGATGTGCCGGCGCTGGGCCGGCCGGCGGGTCTTCGCCGCCGCGGACCGCTACTCGCCGTACTACCAGTACACCGACACCCCGGACGGCACGCACTGGTGCGTCTCCCACGTCGACCCCGGCCGGGAGCGCCACTTCGCGGTCACCCTGGGTGTGGCGTACGAGCAGTCGCGGTGGTTCCGCGGCCGGGAGACCACCAACCGGGCCACGTCGCGCTGCCCGGCCGGCCCGTGCTGCTCCCTGCCGCCACCGGAGCTCAGCGCCCGCTGGGAGGGCGCGGCCTGGCCGTCGGCGCGGGCGCACTCCCACGTGCTCGCCGCGTTGCCGACCGGGAACTTCCCGGGCGTGGACGAGACCGACGTCTACACCTTCCTCGACCGGCACGACCCGTCCTGA
- a CDS encoding hemolysin family protein, with translation MLTALLVAASVLLILVCGVFVAAEFSLVTVSRPAVERAAEAGMKGARSLEAALPNLSTHLSSAQIGITVTNLAVGWLAEPAVAGLLHAPLAAVGVGDGGVRGISLTLALVIVTLATMVFGELVPKNLAIAHPMGVARTVQLPLRAFTTATKPLTVALNSSANRVVRALGIEPQEELASARTPEELVSVVRSSAESGSLAESTADLVERMLRFDDKRARDVLTPRTRLVWLADHDSAQRVVDLAREHGLSRFPVARGDDLDDIVGVVQLSQAIAVPAAERATTTVGTFAGEPLVVPDTAPLDEVLWALRDYRTELCVVLDEYGGTAGITTFEDVVEEIVGEVSDEHDEPAPTHERTEDGWVISGLLRPDEVRELTRVRLPADDHRYETVAGLVLHRLGRVPEAGDSAVVDGVRITVARMDNHRIDQVHVEPTPDGEQPDGQSGERADGPAGGTQEAGVGAGNGHAAGNRHAAGNGRAVRNGHGGAGHE, from the coding sequence ATGCTGACCGCCCTGCTGGTGGCGGCGTCCGTCCTTCTCATCCTGGTTTGCGGCGTCTTCGTCGCCGCGGAGTTCTCGCTGGTGACGGTGAGCCGCCCCGCGGTCGAGCGGGCCGCCGAGGCCGGGATGAAGGGCGCGCGTAGCCTCGAAGCCGCCCTCCCGAACCTCTCCACCCACCTGTCCAGCGCCCAGATCGGCATCACCGTCACCAACCTCGCCGTCGGCTGGCTGGCCGAGCCCGCGGTGGCCGGACTCCTGCATGCCCCGCTCGCGGCGGTCGGTGTCGGCGACGGCGGGGTCCGCGGGATCTCCCTGACCCTCGCGCTGGTGATCGTGACGCTGGCCACCATGGTGTTCGGCGAACTCGTGCCGAAGAACCTCGCCATCGCCCATCCGATGGGTGTCGCGCGGACGGTGCAGTTGCCGCTGCGGGCCTTCACCACCGCCACCAAGCCGCTCACCGTCGCGCTCAACAGCTCCGCCAACCGCGTGGTCCGGGCGCTCGGCATCGAGCCGCAGGAGGAGCTGGCCTCGGCCCGCACCCCCGAGGAGCTGGTGTCGGTCGTACGCAGTTCGGCCGAGTCGGGCTCGCTGGCGGAGTCCACCGCCGACCTGGTCGAACGCATGCTCCGCTTCGACGACAAGCGGGCCCGCGACGTCCTCACTCCGCGCACCCGGCTGGTCTGGCTGGCCGACCACGACTCCGCGCAGCGGGTGGTCGACCTGGCCCGTGAGCACGGCCTGTCCCGGTTCCCGGTGGCGCGCGGTGACGACCTGGACGACATCGTGGGCGTGGTCCAGCTGAGCCAGGCGATCGCGGTGCCGGCCGCGGAGCGCGCGACCACCACCGTCGGCACGTTCGCCGGCGAACCCCTGGTGGTGCCCGACACCGCACCCCTGGACGAGGTGCTGTGGGCGCTGCGCGACTACCGGACCGAGCTGTGCGTCGTGCTCGACGAGTACGGCGGGACCGCCGGCATCACGACGTTCGAGGACGTCGTGGAGGAGATCGTCGGCGAGGTGTCCGACGAGCACGACGAGCCGGCCCCGACGCACGAGCGCACCGAGGACGGCTGGGTGATCTCCGGGCTGCTCCGCCCGGACGAGGTGCGCGAGCTGACCCGCGTCCGGCTGCCGGCCGACGACCATCGGTACGAGACCGTCGCCGGCCTGGTGCTGCACCGGCTCGGCCGGGTGCCCGAGGCCGGTGACTCCGCGGTCGTGGACGGCGTACGGATCACGGTGGCCCGGATGGACAACCACCGCATCGACCAGGTGCACGTCGAGCCCACCCCCGACGGCGAGCAGCCCGACGGGCAGAGCGGCGAGCGGGCCGACGGGCCGGCCGGCGGCACCCAGGAAGCCGGTGTGGGCGCCGGCAACGGACACGCGGCGGGCAACAGACACGCAGCGGGCAACGGACGCGCCGTACGCAACGGACACGGAGGTGCGGGCCATGAGTGA